The following DNA comes from Trueperaceae bacterium.
CGTCGATCATCGCGACGCGCGTCAGCCGTGGCCCTGCCTCGAGGCGTCCCGCCTGCGCGGTCAGGAGCGAGACGTGGTCACCCCCCTGGAGCGACACGAGGGTGCACAGCGCCGCCACCTGCTGGGCGGTACGCCACTTGTCGGCATCCCATCCCATCGAGGCCGACGCATCGAGCAGCACGTGCACGCGTAGGGCTTGCTCCTGCGTGAACTGTCGAATCACCGTGCGACCCAGCCGGCCGTAGACGTGCTTGTCCAGGTGGCGAACGTCGTCCCCGGCCTCGAACGCCCGGTACTGCGCGAACTCGATGCCCGGTCCGAGCGCGTTGCCCGCTCGCGTGCCGTGCCCCACCTCCGCGTGGATCCCGGGGGCACGCCATTGCAGGCCCTCGGCGCGCGCCCGCAACGATGCGGGAAGTAGGGCGCTCATGCGTGGGACGCCACCACCGAGTCCAGAAGGGCGCGTACGACCGCGTCGGTGGTGACGCCGTCCGCTCGCGCCTCGAAGTTCATGTGGATCCGGTGGCGCAGGGCGGGGCGTGACACGCCACGCACGTCGTCGACGGCCACGGCGTGGCGCCCCGCCAAGAGCGCGCGCGCCTTGGCGGCCAGGACGAGGGACTGCGCACCGCGGGGGCTCACGCCATGGCGAACGTACGTCCGCACGAGGTCGGGAGCCTCCTCGAGATCGGGTTGCGTCGCGCGCACGAGGCGCGTCACGACGTCGACGATCTCCGTGGACACCGGGACGTCGCGCGCCCATCGCTGGACGTCGAGCACGTCTTCGGGCGTCAGCACCTGCGGAACGTCCGCGACGTCGTTGCCCGTCGTCGTCTCGACGATCCGAGCCAGTACCTCGCGCGGTGGGAACGGAACGTCGATCTTGAACAAGAACCGATCGATTTGCGCTTCGGGCAGAAGGTAGGTGCCTTCCATTTCGATGGGGTTCTGCGTGGCCAACACGAAACAGGGCACCGGAAGCGGGTGCTCGGCACCCATGACGGTCACCGTCCCCTCCTGCATCGCCTCGAGGAGGGCGGCCTGGGTCTTCGGTGTCGCGCGGTTGATCTCGTCGGCCAGCACCATTTGCGCGAAGATCGGACCGGGCTGAAAGCGGGGCTCCATGGTGCCGTGCTCGCTCGGAGTGAGCGAGAACGTCCCGGTGATGTCGGCGGGCATCAGGTCGGGCGTGAACTGCACGCGGTTGGACGCCAACCCGAACACGCGTCCCAAGGTCCGGACGAGGAGGGTCTTGCCCAGTCCGGGCGCACTTTCGATGAGGACGTGACCCCCGGCGATCAGGGCGATCAGCACCTCGT
Coding sequences within:
- a CDS encoding MoxR family ATPase, which produces MPGAGDADAQALHATLERLHRGRDAIAQVVMGQENAVDEVLIALIAGGHVLIESAPGLGKTLLVRTLGRVFGLASNRVQFTPDLMPADITGTFSLTPSEHGTMEPRFQPGPIFAQMVLADEINRATPKTQAALLEAMQEGTVTVMGAEHPLPVPCFVLATQNPIEMEGTYLLPEAQIDRFLFKIDVPFPPREVLARIVETTTGNDVADVPQVLTPEDVLDVQRWARDVPVSTEIVDVVTRLVRATQPDLEEAPDLVRTYVRHGVSPRGAQSLVLAAKARALLAGRHAVAVDDVRGVSRPALRHRIHMNFEARADGVTTDAVVRALLDSVVASHA